Proteins encoded together in one Diabrotica undecimpunctata isolate CICGRU chromosome 3, icDiaUnde3, whole genome shotgun sequence window:
- the LOC140436102 gene encoding uncharacterized protein, with amino-acid sequence MTFGGDFEIASGEKILKDTKYFTTSNSPIYRDTNLDEWFEKKVMEPINRDLEEFQERDSGWALKAVVNLGVNINKYTPQLGSSYIELPPQIKRKKACVNVKNDDEACFAWSVISALNPVDKNPQRVSKYPHYSQVLKLKGIQWPMTIKQIPNFEKQNGISVNVYILKKEKRNFTTLPTFLTKNKKDKHVNLLLVQDKYDEQGPIRYHYVWIKSLSRLLSNQLSKEKKTKYFCNACLHYFRSQEQLNIHKACCKGRLDHICDRCLQPFSSAVQLEAHTEDCIRINDTAIKMPENRNKMLRFKNFRNKIKAPFAVYADLESALKRTGDPKKPQEHVPVAVGYFFKCSYDDNLSFYDSYRGKDCMKWFADKLNQLAEDVSTVFMCPYDINMTTQQESDFHAATHCHICEQRFSPNDKKVRDHDHLTSENNYRGAAHEGCNINYKDAHTIPIIFHNLSGYDAHFIINDIATHIKGPVDLLPITKEKYISFTKHIDDARIKFRFIDSYRFMSSSLDKLSSYLPEFPNLKSQYISLPEEQFNLLTKKGIMPYDYIDSFKKFCETSLPPIESFYNKLEDMPCPRRHYRRAQEVWSSFNCATLGDYVDLYMKTDILLLADIFERFRSSSLQTYNLDPAHYYTLPGFTWDAMLKYTGQELELLTDPDMHLFVERGIRGGLSQVCSKRRSRANNPYINNYDPSKPKTFLMYFDVNNQYGWAMSQYLPYGGFEWVDANIDVLSIADDASEGYILEVDLEYPQHLHDRHKDIPFCPESLNSKTMLPPTRPREQTKLMATLQDKERYVIHYRALKQALANGLILKKIHRVLKFKQAPWLKSYIDLNTNLRKAAKNEFEKDLFKLMNNAVFGKTMESVRKRVDIKLLTLWEGRYGAEARICSPLFKNATIFSENLVAVEMRRAEIWLDKPIYIGMSILDLAKTTIYDFQYGYLAGRFGENFTTCYTDTDSVIVEIREQDPYEAMKEDCYKYFDTSDYRKDNIYGIPQVNKKVLGMMKDENKGRIMTDYIGLRAKLYTVKVAATEDELKEKRKELKDEEYEDEEIEVIIKNFRLTKKAKGVKKSVVNTKITFEDYVECLDNLKEVYASQNLIRSDKHHVYTITQSKIALSPNDDKRHHLLKSYDTLPWGHYLIDSKMDVD; translated from the coding sequence ATGACATTTGGTGGAGACTTCGAGATAGCCAGCGGAGAGAAAATCCTTAAggatacaaaatattttactactTCAAACTCACCAATCTATCGAGACACCAATCTTGATGAATGGTTTGAAAAGAAAGTAATGGAACCCATCAACAGAGACTTGGAAGAATTCCAAGAACGTGATTCTGGATGGGCACTAAAAGCTGTTGTTAACCTGGGGGTAAACATTAACAAATATACGCCGCAACTTGGTTCCTCTTACATTGAACTTCCTCCTCAAATAAAGAGAAAGAAAGCATGCGTTAACGTCAAAAATGATGACGAGGCATGTTTTGCGTGGTCTGTCATATCAGCGTTGAATCCTGTTGATAAAAATCCTCAAAGAGTGTCAAAATATCCGCATTACTCCCAAGTGCTAAAGTTGAAGGGAATACAGTGGCCTATGACCATCAAACAAATTCctaattttgaaaaacagaatggTATTTCTGTAAAcgtttatattttgaaaaaagaaaaaaggaattTCACGACCCTCCCAACCTTTCTAACAAAGAACAAGAAGGATAAACATGTGAATCTGCTTCTTGTTCAAGATAAATATGATGAGCAAGGTCCTATTAGATACCATTATGTTTGGATAAAAAGCCTATCTCGCCTTCTCTCCAACCAATTaagcaaagaaaagaaaacaaaatatttctgcAATGCCTGCCTCCATTATTTTCGATCACAGGAACAGTTAAATATTCATAAAGCATGCTGCAAAGGACGATTAGATCATATATGCGATAGATGTCTACAACCGTTTTCATCGGCTGTTCAGCTAGAAGCTCACACCGAAGACTGTATAAGGATTAACGATACTGCCATTAAAATGCCTGAGAACCGTAATAAAATGCTTAGATTTAAGAATTTCCGTAATAAGATTAAAGCCCCCTTCGCCGTATACGCGGATCTCGAGAGTGCTTTGAAACGTACGGGAGATCCTAAAAAACCTCAAGAGCATGTTCCTGTAGCAGTTGGTTATTTCTTTAAATGCTCGTATGATGACAATTTGTCGTTTTATGACTCATATCGAGGAAAGGATTGCATGAAATGGTTCGCAGATAAACTTAATCAGCTTGCTGAGGATGTTTCTACGGTGTTTATGTGCCCATATGATATAAATATGACAACTCAGCAAGAGAGCGATTTCCATGCAGCCACTCATTGCCATATCTGTGAGCAGCGCTTTTCCCCCAATGATAAGAAAGTACGGGATCACGATCATCTCACTTCAGAAAATAATTATAGAGGTGCAGCTCACGAAGGGTGTAACATTAATTATAAAGATGCTCATACAATTCCAATAATATTTCATAATCTCTCCGGATATGACGCACATTTTATTATTAACGATATTGCTACACACATCAAAGGCCCCGTAGATCTTCTTCCTATTACTAAGGAAAAATACATTTCTTTTACAAAACATATTGATGATGCTCGAATTAAATTCCGTTTTATCGATAGTTATCGATTTATGTCTTCTTCTCTTGATAAATTATCTTCTTACCTCCCCGAGTTTCCTAATCTCAAGTCCCAATATATTTCGCTTCCTGAGGAGCAATTTAATCTACTTACAAAAAAGGGTATCATGCCATATGATTATAtagattcatttaaaaaattctgtGAGACTTCTTTGCCTCCTATTGAGTCTTTTTACAATAAACTTGAAGATATGCCATGTCCTCGTCGACATTATCGTCGCGCTCAAGAAGTCTGGTCATCATTCAATTGTGCAACTCTCGGGGATTATGTCGATTTATATATGAAAACtgacattcttcttcttgcagATATCTTTGAGCGATTCCGATCCAGCTCTCTTCAAACTTATAATCTTGACCCTGCTCACTATTATACTTTACCTGGTTTTACgtgggatgcaatgcttaaatatacAGGACAAGAACTGGAGCTTTTAACCGATCCTGACATGCATTTGTTTGTTGAGCGCGGCATTCGTGGTGGTTTGAGTCAAGTTTGCTCTAAAAGACGATCTCGCGCTAACAATCCATACATCAACAACTATGATCCATCTAAACCAAAAACGTTCCTTATGTATTTTGATGTTAATAATCAGTATGGTTGGGCCATGTCTCAATATCTTCCATATGGCGGTTTCGAGTGGGTCGATGCCAATATTGATGTCCTTTCCATTGCTGACGATGCTTCTGAAGGGTACATTCTCGAGGTTGATCTGGAGTACCCTCAACATCTTCATGATCGTCATAAAGATATCCCGTTTTGTCCTGAGTCTTTAAATTCTAAGACTATGCTTCCTCCTACACGTCCGCGAGAGCAGACTAAATTAATGGCCACCCTACAAGATAAAGAACGATATGTAATACATTATAGAGCACTAAAACAGGCGCTTGCAAATGGATTGATCCTGAAAAAGATACATAGAGTATTGAAATTCAAACAGGCTCCATGGTTAAAGTCATACATCGATCTTAATACAAATCTCCGGAAGGCAGCGAAAAATGAGTTTGAAAAGGATCTTTTTAAGCTTATGAATAATGCAGTGTTCGGGAAGACTATGGAATCAGTGCGCAAGCGCGTTGATATAAAGTTGCTTACTTTGTGGGAGGGTCGTTACGGAGCTGAAGCTAGAATATGTAGCCCATTGTTTAAGAATGCAACGATTTTTAGTGAAAACTTGGTAGCTGTTGAGATGCGTAGAGCTGAAATATGGCTAGATAAACCAATCTATATCGGAATGAGTATTTTAGACTTGGCTAAAACGACAATCTATGATTTTCAATATGGTTACTTAGCTGGCAGGTTCGGAGAAAACTTTACAACTTGCTATACTGATACCGATAGTGTAATCGTGGAAATACGTGAACAAGACCCATATGAGGCTATGAAAGAAGATTGCTACAAATATTTTGATACCTCAGACTATCgtaaagacaatatttatggTATCCCTCAGGTTAACAAGAAGGTGTTGGGCATGATGAAAGATGAGAATAAAGGCCGCATTATGACCGACTACATAGGTCTTCGAGCAAAATTGTACACGGTAAAAGTAGCTGCCACTGAAGATGAGCTAAAAGAAAAACGTAAAGAGTTGAAAGACGAAGAATATGAGGATGAAGAAATtgaagtaattattaaaaattttaggttAACAAAGAAGGCGAAGGGGGTAAAGAAATCTGTGGTGAACACGAAAATTACGTTTGAGGACTATGTAGAGTGTTTGGATAACTTAAAAGAGGTGTATGCTTCACAGAATCTAATACGCTCAGATAAGCACCATGTTTATACCATAACACAAAGCAAGATTGCGCTAAGCCCTAATGATGATAAAAGACATCACCTTCTGAAGTCATATGATACACTTCCGTGGGGGCATTATTTAATTGATTCTAAGATGGATGTTGATTAG
- the LOC140436103 gene encoding uncharacterized protein: MFFQIQFLVLLFWTVIAASDLTLLDGTASDLTASNELVAVVQIFRHGHRTPTVFYKNDQYSDLSKYWNGLDLGQLTNEGKKQHYSLAKFTRLRYGKWLPQNYNKSDFYAQTTDYDRTHMSGQVNIYGLYPPNLRERWRLLTDWQPIPLHPADSNIWETVPNCAAFTREYAQVLASDVYTAIDKQYAVVYAYLSKYSGQNITTLSQAYPVFDSFKSESTVGLRLPVWASKVYPKPLTELVGHFFNAWVYTTKQQRYYAGALLDSILKYFDNKINGSVSQQFKMYSGHDLNVASILSAFGAFSPPYPPDFASSVYLELRNNSGNYFVNAWSKDGSNFKKISIRGCSLDCPLGEVRQRLNEILIDVDTKIKECNAKLEFENIDVENMYKKLIETGEIERLKNLTSEHTVMFQEIYLLVLLFWATISASNLTPDLTASSQLVAVVQLFRHGHRTPGKYYKNDQYSDPKYWNGLDYGELTNEGKRQHYDLAKFTRRRYGKWLPQKYNKSDFYAQTTDVDRTHMSGQVNIYGLYPARSEQSWKLLTDWQPIPLHPADPNIWETFPNCPDFTTEYAKVLASDLYVTIDKQYADVYAYLSKYSGENITTLTEAYTVFDCFKSESSAGLRLPRWASKVYPQPLTQLMGYLFHAIAYTTKQQRYYTGTLLNSILNFFDDKISGTVSQKFKMYSGHDANIAAVLSTLNAFSPPYPPDFASSIYFELRNASGNYFVNAWSKDGDTPKKVSIRGCALDCPLNEVKARLNEIVLDVNTKIKECNAKTKFKNLAEQKMYKKFIETNEMKRLKNIF; encoded by the exons GGCCTTGACTTAGGACAGCTAACAAAT gAGGGAAAAAAACAACACTACAGTCTAGCAAAATTTACAAGGCTAAGATATGGCAAATGGCTAccccaaaattataacaaaagtgATTTCTACGCCCAAACGACAGATTACGATCGGACACATATGTCAGGACAAGTAAACATTTATGGACTGTATCCACCCAACTTAAGAGAAAGATGGAGACTGTTGACTGATTGGCAACCTATTCCACTTCATCCAGCTGATTCTAATATTTGGGAAACAGTACCTAACTGTGCTGCTTTTACAAGAGAATATGCACAAGTTCTTGCATCTGATGTGTATACTGCTATTGATAAACAGTACGCAGTTGTGTACGCCTATTTATCAAAATATTCAGGTCAAAATATTACTACTCTCTCACAGGCCTATCCAGTGTTTGATAGTTTTAAAAGTGAATCTACTGTTGGCCTTCGTCTCCCAGTATGGGCTTCAAAAGTATATCCGAAACCATTAACAGAATTAGTTGGACATTTCTTCAACGCTTGGGTTTATACCACTAAGCAACAACGATACT acgCAGGAGCTTTGCTAGATTCAATCCTTAAGTACTTTGACAACAAAATAAACGGTTCAGTATCTCAACAATTCAAAATGTACAGCGGGCATGACCTCAATGTAGCTTCTATATTAAGCGCATTTGGCGCATTTAGTCCACCCTATCCTCCAGATTTTGCGAGCAGTGTATATTTAGAATTAAGAAATAATTCAGGGAATTATTTTGTAAACGCATGGAGCAAAGATGGATCCAACTTCAAAAAGATTTCTATAAGGGGCTGTTCTTTGGATTGTCCTTTGGGTGAAGTTAGACAAAGATTGAATGAGATATTAATTGATGTTGATACCAAAATCAAAGAGTGCAATGCAAAATTGGAATTCGAAAATATTGATGTAGAAAATATGTACAAGAAGCTTATCGAAACTGGTGAAATTGAACgacttaaaaattta ACCTCAGAGCATACTGTCATGTTTCAAGAGATTTACCTCCTGGTCCTTTTGTTTTGGGCAACAATTTCCGCATCAAATCTAACACCAGATCTCACTGCATCCAGTCAATTGGTGGCTGTAGTTCAG ttATTTAGACATGGGCACAGAACTCCtggaaaatattacaaaaacgaTCAATATTCTGATCCAAAATATTGGAATGGGCTTGACTATGGAGAGCTAACAAAT gaaGGAAAAAGGCAACACTATGATCTAGCAAAATTTACAAGGAGACGATACGGCAAATGGCTACCCCAAAAGTATAACAAAAGTGACTTCTACGCACAAACAACAGATGTTGATAGAACACATATGTCAGGACAAGTCAACATTTACGGACTTTATCCAGCAAGAAGCGAACAATCGTGGAAACTGCTGACTGATTGGCAACCTATTCCGCTACATCCAGCTGATCCCAATATTTGGGAAACATTCCCCAACTGTCCTGATTTTACAACCGAATACGCTAAAGTTCTTGCTTCTGATTTGTATGTTACTATAGATAAACAGTACGCAGATGTGTACGCCTATTTATCAAAATATTCAGGTGAAAACATAACAACTTTAACAGAAGCATATACAGTATTTGACTGCTTTAAAAGTGAATCGTCTGCTGGGCTTCGTCTGCCAAGGTGGGCTTCAAAAGTATATCCGCAACCATTAACACAACTTATGGGCTATTTGTTTCACGCAATAGCTTATACGACTAAACAACAGCGATatt atACAGGAACATTGCTAAATTCCATCCTAAACTTTTTCGACGACAAAATAAGTGGCACAGTATCCCAAAAATTCAAAATGTACAGCGGTCATGACGCAAATATTGCTGCTGTTTTAAGCACACTTAATGCATTTAGTCCACCCTATCCTCCTGACTTTGCGAGCAGCATATATTTTGAATTAAGAAACGCATCAGGAAACTATTTTGTAAATGCATGGAGTAAAGATGGGGACACACCCAAAAAGGTTTCTATAAGAGGTTGTGCTTTGGATTGTCCATTGAATGAAGTTAAAGCAAGACTGAATGAGATAGTCCTTGACGTTAATACCAAAATAAAAGAGTGTAATgccaaaacaaaatttaaaaatcttgctgaacaaaaaatgtacaaaaagttTATTGAAACGAATGAAATGAAAcgacttaaaaatatattttaa